The following proteins are encoded in a genomic region of Ursus arctos isolate Adak ecotype North America unplaced genomic scaffold, UrsArc2.0 scaffold_32, whole genome shotgun sequence:
- the MANEAL gene encoding glycoprotein endo-alpha-1,2-mannosidase-like protein, giving the protein MARRRRRACIALFLVLLFAFGTLMGLRTLKAPDGLPALGPGLELAPFERRPEGAPAPAARAPAAPAAPPPPPPQPRTAGPGSPPGPAPAEAEPAPGQSLRVYSDLHAFYYSWYGSPRREGHYIHWDHVMVPHWDPKISASYPRGRHSPPDDLGSSFYPELGPYSSRDPDVLREHMTQLKEAAIGVLVLSWYPPGMADDNGEPSDDLVPAILDTAHQYNIQVAFHIQPYKGRDDITLHDNIKYIIDTYGSHGAFYRYKNSMGKSLPLFYIYDSYLTSPEAWAHLLTPNGPHSIRNTPYDGVFIALLVEEGHTHDILAAGFDGMYTYFASNGFSFGSSHQNWKAVKSFCDANNLMFIPSVGPGYIDTSIRPWNNHNTRNRVNGKYYETALQAALTVRPEIVSITSFNEWHEGTQIEKAIPKKTPTRLYLDYLPHRPSLYLELTRRWAEHFIKEKEQWLM; this is encoded by the exons ATGGCCCGGCGGCGGCGCCGCGCCTGCATCGCGCTGTTCCTGGTGCTGCTCTTCGCCTTCGGCACCCTCATGGGCCTGCGCACGCTCAAGGCTCCGGACGGACTCCCAGCGCTGGGCCCGGGCCTGGAGCTGGCGCCCTTTGAGCGACGCCCGGAGGGAgcccccgcgcccgccgcccgGGCCCCGGCTGCCCCCGccgcgccgcccccgccgccgccgcagccccgCACCGCTGGCCCAGGCAGTCCCCCGGGCCCGGCCCCCGCGGAGGCCGAGCCCGCCCCCGGGCAGAGTCTGCGCGTCTACTCGGACCTGCACGCCTTCTACTACTCGTGGTACGGGAGCCCGCGGCGCGAGGGCCACTACATTCATTGGGACCACGTCATGGTGCCGCACTGGGACCCCAAGATCTCAGCCAGCTACCCCCGCGGCCGCCATAGTCCTCCCGACGACCTGGGTTCCAGCTTCTACCCAGAGCTGGGGCCCTACAGCTCCCGGGACCCCGACGTGCTGCGGGAGCACATGACCCAGCTCAAGGAAGCCGCCATCG GCGTCCTGGTCCTGTCCTGGTACCCACCTGGCATGGCTGATGATAACGGGGAACCCTCAGACGACCTGGTACCTGCCATTCTCGACACGGCCCATCAGTACAACATCCAG GTGGCCTTCCATATCCAACCCTACAAGGGCCGGGATGACATCACTCTGCATGACAACATCAAGTACATCATTGACAC GTATGGCTCCCATGGTGCATTTTACCGCTATAAGAACAGCATGGGTAAAAGCCTCCCACTCTTTTATATCTACGACTCATACCTGACATCCCCGGAGGCCTGGGCCCACCTCCTGACACCCAACGGGCCCCACTCAATACGCAACACCCCCTATGATGGGGTCTTCATCGCACTGCTGGTGGAAGAGGGCCACACCCACGACATCCTGGCTGCCGGGTTTGATGGCATGTACACGTACTTTGCCTCCAATGGTTTCTCCTTCGGCTCCTCCCATCAGAACTGGAAAGCCGTGAAGAGCTTTTGTGATGCCAACAACCTCATGTTCATCCCCAGCGTGGGGCCTGGCTACATAGACACCAGCATCCGGCCCTGGAACAACCACAATACTCGGAACAGGGTCAATGGCAAGTACTATGAGACAGCCCTGCAGGCAGCCCTGACCGTGAGGCCCGAGATCGTCTCCATCACATCTTTCAACGAGTGGCACGAGGGCACCCAGATCGAGAAGGCCATCCCCAAGAAGACGCCAACACGTCTGTATTTGGACTACCTGCCTCACCGGCCCAGCCTGTACCTGGAGCTGACTCGCCGCTGGGCAGAGCACTTCATCAAAGAGAAGGAGCAATGGCTGATGTGA
- the YRDC gene encoding threonylcarbamoyl-AMP synthase, with protein sequence MSPARPCRGLRAAVAASVGLSEGPGGSARRGRLLRPPSPAPAAPGARLLRLPGSGAVRAASPERAGWTEALRAAVAELRAGAVVAVPTDTLYGLACSASCSEALGAVYRLKGRSEAKPLAVCLGRVADVYRYCHVRVPEGLLKDLLPGPVTLVLERSEELNKDLNPFTPLVGIRIPDHAFIQDLVQVFGGPLALTSANLSSQASSLNVEEFQDLWPQLSLVIDGGPIGDGQSPEYRLGSTVVDLSVPGKFGIIRPGCALESTTAILHQKYGLLPSH encoded by the exons ATGTCTCCGGCGCGTCCGTGCAGGGGGCTGAGGGCCGCGGTGGCTGCCAGCGTGGGGTTGAGCGAGGGGCCGGGCGGCTCCGCCCGGAGGGGCCGCCTCCTCCGCCCGCCGAGCCCCGCTCCGGCGGCGCCGGGGGCCCGGCTGCTGCGGCTCCCGGGGAGCGGGGCCGTGCGGGCCGCGAGCCCGGAGCGCGCCGGCTGGACCGAGGCGCTGCGGGCCGCCGTGGCCGAGCTGCGCGCCGGCGCCGTGGTGGCAGTCCCCACCGACACGTTATATGGCCTGGCCTGTTCGGCGAGCTGCTCGGAGGCACTGGGCGCTGTGTACCGCCTCAAGGGCCGCAGCGAGGCCAAGCCGCTGGCCGTCTGCCTGGGCCGCGTGGCCGACGTCTACAG GTACTGCCATGTGAGAGTACCTGAGGGACTCCTGAAAGACTTATTACCAGGACCAGTGACCCTGGTGTTGGAACGCTCAGAGGAGCTCAATAAGGACCTGAACCCCTTTACTCCT CTTGTAGGCATCCGGATTCCTGACCATGCCTTCATACAGGATTTGGTCCAGGTGTTCGGGGGACCACTCGCTCTCACCAGTGCCAACCTTAGCTCCCAGGCCAGTTCTCTGAATGTCGAG gaGTTCCAGGACCTCTGGCCTCAGTTGTCCCTGGTCATTGATGGGGGACCAATTGGGGACGGCCAGAGCCCCGAGTATCGCCTGGGTTCAACTGTGGTTGACTTGTCTGTACCTGGAAAGTTTGGCATCATTCGTCCAGGCTG TGCCCTGGAGAGTACTACAGCCATCCTCCACCAGAAGTACGGGCTGCTCCCCTCACACTGA
- the CUNH1orf122 gene encoding uncharacterized protein C1orf122 homolog isoform X1, giving the protein MEWGPGSDWSRGEAAGVDRGKAGLGLGGRPPPQPPRDERAQQLLDAVEQRQRQLLDTIAACEEMLRQLGRRRPEPAGGGNVSAKSGAPPQPAVSARGGIPKDAGDGAAEP; this is encoded by the exons ATGGAATGGGGCCCGGGCTCAGACTGGTCACGGGG GGAGGCTGCCGGCGTGGACCGTGGGAAGGCGGGGCTGGGGCTCGGCGGGAGGCCACCCCCGCAGCCGCCCCGGGATGAGCGCGCCCAGCAGCTGCTGGACGCGGTGGAGCAGCGGCAGCGGCAGCTGTTGGACACCATCGCCGCCTGCGAGGAGATGCTGCGGCAGCTGGGCCGCCGGCGCCCGGAGCCGGCTGGTGGCGGG AACGTCTCAGCCAAATCCGGAGCACCTCCCCAGCCAGCTGTCTCCGCCAGAGGTGGCATTCCAAAGGATGCTGGTGATGGAGCTGCGGAGCCCTGA
- the CUNH1orf122 gene encoding uncharacterized protein C1orf122 homolog isoform X2 has translation MLRQLGRRRPEPAGGGNVSAKSGAPPQPAVSARGGIPKDAGDGAAEP, from the exons ATGCTGCGGCAGCTGGGCCGCCGGCGCCCGGAGCCGGCTGGTGGCGGG AACGTCTCAGCCAAATCCGGAGCACCTCCCCAGCCAGCTGTCTCCGCCAGAGGTGGCATTCCAAAGGATGCTGGTGATGGAGCTGCGGAGCCCTGA